From the Tachyglossus aculeatus isolate mTacAcu1 chromosome 21, mTacAcu1.pri, whole genome shotgun sequence genome, one window contains:
- the LOC119942149 gene encoding acyl-coenzyme A synthetase ACSM5, mitochondrial-like, protein MDVQIVDENGEILPPVEEGDIAICIKPTQPFCFFSGYLDNPEKTNSTQWGDFYVTGDRDHMDEEGYFWFLGRADDVIGSAGYRICPFKVESALMEHPAVVESAVVSSPDPIRGEVVKAYVVLAPAFTSRDPAELTRELQEHVKQLTAPYKYPRKIEFVQELPKTISGKIRRNKLRIKEWGNQPRT, encoded by the exons ATGGATGTGCAG ATCGTGGATGAAAATGGTGAAATCCTGCCTCCTGTAGAAGAAGGAGACATTGCAATCTGCATTAAACCTACACAGCCTTTCTGTTTCTTCTCTGGTTATCTG GATAATCCAGAGAAAACAAACTCAACCCAATGGGGGGATTTTTACGTTACGGGGGACCGAGACCACATGGATGAAGAGGGCTATTTCTGGTTCCTGGGAAGAGCTGATGATGTCATCGGCTCTGCTGG GTACCGGATCTGCCCCTTCAAGGTGGAGAGTGCCCTGATGGAACACCCGGCCGTGGTTGAATCGGCCGTGGTCAGCAGCCCAGACCCCATTAGAGGAGAG GTGGTAAAAGCATACGTAGTCTTGGCTCCGGCTTTCACCTCCCGGGATCCAGCAGAGCTCACTCGTGAACTTCAGGAGCACGTGAAACAACTGACCGCTCCATACAAGTACCCCAGGAAG ATAGAGTTTGTTCAAGAGCTGCCAAAGACCATTTCTGGAAAGATCCGGAGGAACAAGCTGAGAATAAAAGAATGGGGAAATCAGCCCCGCACATAA